The proteins below come from a single Chryseobacterium nepalense genomic window:
- a CDS encoding M14 family zinc carboxypeptidase: MNFEKLYQQNPNFPNRYIFPEKLFFFLQTNLSDYINEIGKSYLGKPVYQLTIGNGDINIIAWSQMHGNESNATHAMLDLFTTLDKAPDLKAELFSKIKLDFIFMLNPDGSERWTRLNASDIDLNRDFHNEASKEIKLLKEAVAKKKYDYALNLHEQRTIFTTDGIHPATLSFLAPSENVERTITENRKKCMAVIASVYGKLKELIPNQIGRYSDEFYPASTGDNFIKAGMPTILFEGGHFIDDYTRAETRKYYTIALYYALSAMTELNSGTEGWEAYLEIPENKETHYDIIYRNVKLNTDHECVLDIAVQYRELKEEGRDEISFIPFVMEVGDVKKRKGWKEIDCTNKKFICPTKYPKLDAEVNFFIED, encoded by the coding sequence ATGAATTTTGAAAAGCTGTATCAGCAAAATCCCAATTTCCCCAATCGCTATATTTTCCCTGAAAAATTATTTTTTTTCCTACAGACCAATCTTAGCGATTATATTAATGAGATAGGAAAGTCTTATCTGGGTAAACCGGTTTATCAGCTGACAATCGGAAACGGTGATATCAATATTATTGCATGGTCCCAGATGCACGGAAATGAATCGAATGCTACTCATGCTATGCTTGATCTGTTTACAACTTTAGATAAAGCTCCCGATTTGAAAGCCGAGTTGTTCAGCAAAATAAAACTGGATTTTATATTTATGCTTAATCCTGACGGATCCGAAAGATGGACCAGGCTTAATGCTTCCGATATTGACCTGAACAGGGATTTTCATAATGAAGCCAGCAAGGAAATCAAATTATTGAAAGAGGCTGTTGCAAAGAAGAAATATGATTATGCACTAAACCTTCATGAGCAGAGAACGATTTTTACTACAGACGGAATTCATCCTGCTACTCTTTCATTTCTGGCCCCGTCGGAAAATGTTGAACGAACTATAACGGAAAACAGAAAAAAATGTATGGCTGTTATAGCATCGGTTTATGGAAAGCTGAAAGAACTGATCCCAAACCAGATCGGAAGATATTCTGATGAGTTTTATCCTGCATCTACGGGAGATAATTTCATCAAAGCCGGAATGCCAACCATTCTTTTTGAAGGCGGACATTTTATAGACGATTATACAAGAGCAGAAACCCGGAAATATTATACCATTGCACTTTATTATGCATTAAGTGCAATGACCGAACTGAATTCCGGGACGGAAGGATGGGAAGCTTATCTGGAAATTCCTGAAAATAAAGAAACGCATTATGACATTATTTACCGTAATGTAAAGCTGAACACGGATCATGAATGTGTTTTGGATATTGCTGTTCAGTATCGGGAACTGAAAGAAGAAGGCAGGGATGAAATTTCTTTCATACCATTTGTTATGGAAGTAGGTGATGTTAAAAAACGTAAAGGATGGAAAGAAATAGACTGTACAAACAAAAAGTTTATTTGTCCGACCAAATATCCCAAACTTGATGCGGAAGTAAATTTTTTCATTGAAGATTAA
- a CDS encoding SatD family protein, producing the protein MIAVITGDIINSQQADTEVWITRLKNLLENWGSAPQTWEIYRGDEFQFKCNIDDVFWRFLAIKSLIKSQENLDVRIAIGIGEENFSSDKITESNGTAYVHSGRLLNDLKNDGHTVSVKTSNDSVDRDLNILLKWSSKDFDNWTMATAEIIHEMIMNKEITQEDLAKKFAISQSSVSQRLKRANYELIVETNQYFRKKISEL; encoded by the coding sequence ATGATAGCGGTCATTACCGGAGATATTATTAATTCACAACAGGCGGATACAGAAGTTTGGATTACCAGACTTAAAAATCTTCTCGAAAATTGGGGAAGCGCTCCCCAGACATGGGAAATTTACAGAGGTGACGAATTTCAGTTCAAATGTAATATCGACGATGTATTCTGGCGTTTTTTAGCGATAAAATCACTCATTAAAAGTCAGGAAAATTTAGACGTACGAATTGCCATAGGTATTGGCGAAGAAAATTTCTCTTCAGATAAAATCACGGAATCTAACGGAACCGCTTACGTTCATTCAGGGAGATTACTCAATGATCTTAAAAACGACGGACATACTGTTTCCGTTAAAACTTCCAACGACTCTGTAGACAGGGATCTTAATATTCTGCTCAAATGGTCTTCAAAAGATTTCGACAACTGGACGATGGCCACTGCTGAAATTATTCATGAAATGATTATGAATAAAGAAATCACACAGGAAGATCTTGCCAAGAAATTTGCCATCTCACAGTCCTCGGTAAGCCAGAGACTGAAGCGTGCCAATTACGAATTAATTGTAGAAACCAATCAATATTTCAGAAAGAAAATTTCGGAACTCTAA
- a CDS encoding proline dehydrogenase family protein, with protein sequence MPIFNDTKIAFADKSDAQLRKAYWMFKMIEQPSLTKVGTSLLNFTVHNNFPFVTGIVKNTLFEQFCGGETREESMKVVKQLFKRGVGSIFDYSIEGKEDEETFDAVCKEIKDIVRFSVGNPAIPFIVFKPTAFGRIDLYESVGKNNELTSSQKEEWERVVKRFDEVCKLCHENDKKVMVDAEETWMQDAADKLCEDMMEKYNQEKPIVWNTIQMYRTGRLEYMEEHVERAREKGYFIGYKIVRGAYMEKERARAAEKGYPDPIQPTKESSDKNYNAGIDFVMNHLDKVSAFFGTHNEISSELVMDKMKAKNLENGNNHVHFGQLYGMSDNITFYLSDKGYNVAKYLPYGPVKDVVPYLTRRAQENTSVAGQTGRELGLIKKELERRKNSR encoded by the coding sequence ATGCCCATTTTCAACGATACTAAAATCGCATTTGCGGATAAATCTGATGCACAGTTAAGAAAAGCGTATTGGATGTTCAAGATGATTGAGCAGCCTTCACTCACAAAAGTAGGAACTTCTCTGCTTAATTTTACCGTACATAATAATTTCCCTTTCGTTACCGGAATTGTCAAAAATACTTTATTTGAACAGTTTTGCGGTGGTGAAACCCGTGAAGAGAGTATGAAAGTGGTAAAACAGCTTTTCAAAAGAGGAGTAGGCAGTATTTTCGATTATTCTATTGAGGGTAAAGAAGATGAAGAAACTTTTGATGCCGTTTGCAAAGAGATTAAAGACATCGTAAGATTTTCTGTGGGAAACCCGGCAATTCCTTTTATTGTCTTTAAGCCTACCGCTTTTGGAAGAATTGATTTATATGAATCGGTTGGAAAAAATAATGAACTTACTTCAAGCCAGAAAGAAGAATGGGAAAGAGTGGTGAAAAGATTTGATGAAGTGTGTAAACTGTGTCACGAAAATGATAAGAAAGTAATGGTAGATGCAGAAGAAACATGGATGCAGGATGCTGCCGACAAGCTTTGTGAAGACATGATGGAAAAATATAACCAGGAAAAACCTATTGTATGGAATACCATTCAGATGTACCGTACCGGAAGGCTTGAATATATGGAGGAGCATGTAGAGAGAGCAAGGGAGAAAGGCTATTTTATCGGTTATAAGATTGTTCGTGGCGCCTATATGGAAAAGGAAAGAGCAAGAGCTGCAGAAAAAGGATATCCGGATCCGATCCAGCCAACAAAAGAGTCATCAGATAAAAATTATAATGCCGGAATTGATTTTGTAATGAATCACCTTGATAAAGTTTCAGCTTTCTTTGGAACCCATAATGAAATCTCTTCAGAACTAGTAATGGATAAAATGAAAGCAAAAAACCTTGAAAACGGGAATAACCATGTCCATTTCGGACAGCTTTACGGAATGAGTGATAACATTACTTTCTATCTTTCAGATAAAGGCTATAATGTTGCGAAATATCTTCCATACGGACCGGTGAAAGATGTTGTACCATATCTTACGAGAAGAGCACAGGAGAATACTTCTGTTGCCGGACAAACCGGAAGGGAACTCGGTCTTATCAAAAAAGAACTGGAAAGAAGAAAGAACAGCAGATAA
- a CDS encoding DUF3307 domain-containing protein, which translates to MIFIKLILAHLLGDFILQPDSWVADKESKKLKSVYLYIHVLIHTVLSFIFLWDLQLWWVAILIGVSHFIIDACKLSFQTYKNKKNWFFIDQAFHVLVIAGVSFYFNEFNFEFLQNQELLKIVMAALFLTAPASIFIKILLSSWTPVPETTNNIQTESLSSAGKYIGILERLLVFTFIVVNHWEGVGFMVAAKSVFRFSDLAQAKQRKLTEYVLIGTLLSFGLAVLTGILIK; encoded by the coding sequence ATGATTTTTATTAAACTCATATTGGCGCATTTACTCGGAGATTTTATTCTTCAGCCGGATTCATGGGTTGCAGACAAAGAGAGCAAAAAACTGAAAAGCGTATATCTGTATATTCACGTTTTGATTCACACGGTTTTAAGCTTTATTTTCCTTTGGGATTTACAGCTTTGGTGGGTCGCTATTTTGATAGGTGTTTCGCATTTTATTATTGATGCATGTAAACTCAGTTTTCAAACTTATAAAAATAAGAAGAACTGGTTTTTCATCGATCAGGCTTTCCATGTTTTGGTGATCGCAGGAGTTTCTTTTTACTTTAATGAATTTAATTTTGAATTTCTTCAAAATCAGGAATTGTTAAAAATTGTAATGGCAGCCTTGTTTTTAACAGCGCCCGCTTCGATTTTTATTAAAATATTATTGTCTTCATGGACGCCAGTTCCGGAGACAACCAACAATATACAAACCGAATCTTTATCGAGTGCAGGGAAATATATTGGGATTTTGGAACGTTTATTAGTTTTCACTTTTATTGTAGTGAATCATTGGGAAGGGGTAGGTTTTATGGTGGCTGCAAAGTCTGTTTTCAGATTTAGCGACCTTGCCCAGGCAAAACAGAGAAAGTTAACCGAGTATGTACTGATCGGAACGCTTTTAAGTTTTGGACTGGCAGTTTTAACAGGAATTTTAATTAAATAA
- a CDS encoding helix-turn-helix transcriptional regulator: protein MSLNERISKVIEYSGLTPSEFADEIDVQRSSISHVTSGRNKPSLEFIIKIKSRFPEILWDWLVTGEGQMLKSELPEITKTEVESSDNSEEEKSKPTSLPDLFTMMNDDEDFGAEENEMEAPKQTPAESFIPSQSQGREKITDSQRLENYIPINTIQSANNKGVAIKRIVIFYENGKFESFEP from the coding sequence ATGAGCTTAAATGAAAGAATTTCTAAGGTTATTGAATATTCCGGGTTAACTCCCTCTGAGTTCGCAGATGAAATCGATGTACAACGTTCTTCTATTTCGCATGTTACTTCAGGCCGGAATAAACCTTCTTTAGAATTTATCATCAAAATAAAATCCCGCTTTCCTGAAATCCTCTGGGACTGGCTCGTAACGGGTGAAGGGCAGATGCTGAAATCTGAATTACCGGAAATTACCAAAACTGAAGTTGAAAGTTCAGATAATAGTGAAGAAGAAAAATCTAAGCCGACTTCTCTCCCGGATCTTTTTACGATGATGAATGACGATGAAGATTTTGGTGCTGAAGAAAATGAAATGGAGGCTCCGAAACAAACGCCTGCAGAATCCTTTATACCGAGCCAAAGTCAAGGAAGAGAAAAAATAACCGATTCTCAGCGATTAGAAAATTATATTCCAATAAATACCATTCAATCAGCTAATAATAAAGGTGTTGCGATAAAGCGTATTGTTATCTTTTATGAAAATGGAAAATTTGAAAGTTTTGAGCCTTAA
- a CDS encoding APC family permease, producing MQKKLKLWDAIMLVMGSMIGSGIFIVTADMMRNLGSGFWLIIVWVITGIMTVAAAISYGELSALFPKAGGQYTYLKEIFGKRMGFLYGWGLFTVIQTGTIAAVAMAFGKFTAYLIPSLNDAAPIFQSGEFKITWIQMLAIAIILLLTYINTRGMESGKLLQNIFTGSKIIALLGLIAAGFILVDVSHLAENFSFGYDAFNNLTKDRFGNFLKEGWEPIGGMTLLGGIAAAMVGSVFSSVAWESVTFVSGEIENPKKNVVKSMIYGTTAVMILYIAVNYVYLNALDRDSIAFAENDRVAVAASHFIFGSAGTVIIAVLVMVSTFGCNNGLILAGARVFQTMAKDGMFFRQAEKNNKNAVPENALWMQGIWASILCLSGQYGNLLDMISFVIVLFYMITVFGVIYLRFKKPELERPYKTWLYPVTPVIYLLIGTVFCILLLIYKQQYTWPGFVLVLLGLPVYYFINRKNPRP from the coding sequence ATGCAGAAAAAACTAAAACTTTGGGACGCCATCATGTTGGTAATGGGGTCGATGATCGGAAGCGGAATTTTCATTGTAACCGCAGATATGATGCGTAATCTTGGTTCAGGCTTCTGGCTGATTATCGTTTGGGTCATCACAGGAATCATGACAGTAGCTGCAGCGATAAGCTACGGCGAACTTTCGGCTTTATTTCCAAAAGCAGGCGGACAATACACTTACCTGAAAGAAATCTTCGGTAAAAGAATGGGTTTCCTTTACGGATGGGGCCTTTTTACGGTGATCCAAACAGGAACGATTGCTGCTGTAGCGATGGCATTCGGAAAATTTACGGCTTACCTGATTCCTTCTCTTAATGATGCAGCACCTATTTTCCAGAGTGGTGAATTTAAAATTACGTGGATTCAGATGCTTGCCATCGCCATTATCCTTTTGCTTACTTACATCAATACAAGAGGCATGGAAAGTGGAAAGCTATTGCAGAATATTTTTACAGGATCAAAAATCATTGCCTTGTTGGGATTAATTGCGGCAGGATTTATTCTGGTTGACGTATCCCATCTTGCCGAAAATTTCAGCTTCGGATATGATGCTTTTAACAATCTTACCAAAGACCGGTTCGGAAATTTCTTAAAAGAAGGCTGGGAACCCATTGGCGGGATGACCCTCCTTGGAGGAATTGCCGCAGCGATGGTAGGTTCTGTATTCAGTTCCGTAGCCTGGGAAAGTGTAACGTTTGTATCGGGTGAAATTGAAAATCCTAAGAAAAATGTTGTTAAATCAATGATCTACGGAACAACAGCGGTTATGATATTATACATTGCCGTGAACTATGTTTACCTTAATGCTCTCGACAGAGATTCCATCGCATTTGCAGAAAACGACAGGGTAGCGGTGGCAGCCTCCCATTTTATTTTCGGAAGTGCAGGAACTGTTATTATTGCAGTTCTTGTTATGGTTTCCACTTTCGGATGCAACAACGGGTTGATTCTTGCCGGAGCAAGGGTTTTTCAGACCATGGCCAAAGATGGAATGTTCTTCAGGCAGGCAGAAAAAAATAACAAAAATGCAGTTCCTGAAAATGCATTATGGATGCAGGGAATCTGGGCTTCGATATTATGTCTTAGCGGTCAATACGGAAATCTTCTGGATATGATTTCTTTTGTTATTGTATTATTCTACATGATTACCGTTTTCGGGGTCATTTATCTGAGATTTAAAAAACCTGAGCTGGAAAGGCCTTATAAAACATGGCTGTATCCTGTTACGCCTGTTATCTATTTGTTAATAGGTACTGTCTTCTGCATTTTACTGCTGATCTACAAGCAGCAGTACACCTGGCCTGGCTTCGTTTTGGTGTTGCTTGGACTTCCGGTGTACTATTTTATCAATAGGAAAAATCCGCGGCCGTAA
- a CDS encoding DUF4920 domain-containing protein, translating into MKFKSLLFAAAVSVSTLAFAQESKKSGPPAGNAVVGDVYGGGVASNAESKAISVDKLSKKLKKDNKKVENVAVKGKVTDVCDKKGCWLTIQTEDNSQFFVKMKDYGFFVPTALKGKNVVLEGSAERKVTSVDEQKHYAEDAKKPQAEIDAIKTPKEEIRFVANGIKVVN; encoded by the coding sequence ATGAAATTCAAATCATTATTATTTGCAGCAGCAGTAAGTGTTTCAACTTTAGCATTTGCACAGGAATCAAAAAAATCCGGTCCGCCGGCTGGAAACGCTGTTGTAGGTGATGTCTACGGAGGAGGTGTCGCTTCTAATGCAGAGTCTAAAGCAATTTCCGTAGATAAACTTAGCAAAAAGCTGAAAAAGGATAATAAAAAAGTGGAAAATGTTGCTGTAAAAGGTAAAGTAACAGATGTTTGCGATAAAAAAGGATGCTGGCTGACGATTCAGACGGAAGACAATTCCCAGTTTTTTGTAAAAATGAAGGATTACGGATTCTTTGTACCCACTGCATTAAAAGGAAAAAATGTAGTGCTTGAAGGTTCTGCCGAAAGAAAAGTAACTTCTGTAGACGAGCAAAAACATTATGCAGAAGATGCTAAAAAACCACAAGCTGAAATAGACGCCATCAAAACACCGAAGGAAGAAATCAGATTTGTAGCGAACGGAATTAAGGTGGTTAATTAA